The Cyclobacteriaceae bacterium genome includes a region encoding these proteins:
- a CDS encoding EamA family transporter, with protein sequence MEQKNSPLAILLMLILALIWGTSFILMKRGLVVFQPQEVAALRVTIAGIVLLPLAILKWKLIKKEHISKLFISGMLGVFIPAFLFVTAQQYISSSVAGILNTLSPLWTMVMGVLFFHVVFKRSAVFGVLIGLAGATILMVSRSPDGFLGFNAAGLLIVVACAFYGVNLNFIKFKISDLNSLTITSISVVLLLPLALFALFFHVEQTTEPAFKIMIVQSGFIDKLLNTSGGWKAFGFVALLAFMSTAVAVSIFNKLVKMTTPLFASSVTYLMPIVSVMWGVFDGEVLTVTHFIGMAAILSGVYLANRK encoded by the coding sequence TTGGAACAAAAAAATTCTCCTCTCGCGATACTTCTTATGTTAATCCTTGCCCTGATCTGGGGCACTTCATTTATTTTAATGAAGAGAGGATTAGTTGTGTTTCAACCACAGGAAGTAGCGGCTCTTCGGGTTACAATTGCCGGGATTGTTCTTCTTCCGTTGGCAATTCTGAAATGGAAGCTGATCAAGAAAGAGCATATAAGTAAACTATTCATTTCAGGAATGCTGGGTGTATTTATTCCCGCATTTTTATTTGTAACAGCTCAACAATACATCAGCAGTTCCGTTGCGGGAATTCTTAATACACTTTCTCCACTATGGACGATGGTTATGGGAGTTCTTTTTTTTCATGTTGTATTTAAAAGAAGTGCTGTATTTGGAGTATTAATAGGGTTGGCCGGAGCTACAATTCTGATGGTTTCAAGGTCGCCTGATGGATTTTTAGGATTTAACGCTGCTGGACTTTTGATCGTTGTAGCGTGTGCTTTCTATGGAGTGAATCTGAATTTTATAAAGTTCAAAATCTCGGATCTTAACTCGCTAACGATTACAAGTATTTCCGTAGTACTTCTTTTGCCGCTGGCCCTCTTTGCTCTTTTCTTTCACGTCGAGCAAACTACAGAACCTGCATTTAAGATAATGATTGTTCAATCCGGATTCATTGATAAACTTCTAAACACTTCGGGCGGATGGAAGGCTTTTGGATTTGTAGCGTTGCTTGCTTTTATGAGTACTGCAGTGGCAGTCTCCATTTTTAATAAACTGGTGAAAATGACCACTCCATTATTTGCAAGCTCAGTTACTTACCTGATGCCGATCGTTTCTGTCATGTGGGGAGTATTCGATGGCGAAGTCCTTACCGTCACGCACTTCATTGGTATGGCAGCAATACTAAGTGGAGTATATCTTGCCAATCGAAAATAA